The Paenibacillus yonginensis genome segment AACCTGATGGGCCGTACCTTCCTGCCGCCGCTGGACTGCCCGTTCCGCGCAGCAGATGAAATTGTGGATCAGCTGAAGAAGAAACACAAGTTTATTTTTGTGGACTTCCATGCTGAAGCTACTTCAGAGAAAATTGCGATGGGCTGGCATCTGGACGGACGCGCCTCCGTAGTCGTAGGTACGCATACGCATGTGCAAAGCAATGACGACATCGTGCTGCCGGAAGGCACGGCTTATATTACCGATGTGGGTATGGTCGGCTCCAGAGAGGGCATCCTCGGCATGGAACGTGAAGCGGTGCTGCGCAAGTTCAAAACCCAGCTTCCTGTTCGTTTCCAGGTGTGCAATGGCAAATGGCAATTCCACGCTATTGTTGCCGATCTGGATGACCAGACTGGCAAAGCGAAGTCTATCCGCAAAATAAGGCTGCTCGAAGACGAATGGACGATGGATTAACAAGCCTGAGCGTGCTGTCAACCGGGTGGCCAAGGGTGTTGCTTGACTAACCGGCTCTGTGGAGTCTATAGCCGTGAACTGTAGATTCACGGCGCTGGGACGGGGCAGTGAGCGGAGACTCTTTTTTATCTGATCGCTTCCAAAAAGAAGGAATTATTCCAAATCTCCCGAATATGATCTAACAGATCATCTGTCAAGGTAGTGGAAACCAAACTATTAATCACAGGGAGGTACTTACCATGGAAGTATTAAAGGTTTCAGCAAAATCCAACCCCAACTCCGTTGCCGGTGCACTTGCGGGTGTGCTGAGAGAACGAGGCGCTGCTGAACTTCAGGCGATCGGTGCAGGTGCGCTTAATCAGGCCATCAAGGCGGTGGCCATTGCCCGTGGGTTTGTGGCTCCCAGCGGAGTCGATCTGATTTGTGTCCCTGCTTTTACGGATATTGTGATAGACGGAGAAGACCGGACAGCCATCAAGCTGATTGTGGAGCCGAGATGAAACCTTTTTAATCAACCTGTTTGCCGGGGGCAGACAGGTTTTTTGCATTTTCAACTATAATTTTTACTATAATGGAACTTAACACCGCTGGATGAGGGAGAGTTCAACCTGAATTTTGATGAAGGGTAGTGAAGGGATTGAAGTGGGGAATTATTGATTTTCATTGTGATGCCTTAAGCAAGCTGCAGGAGAACCCTAACATTCGGTTTGAGGAGGATGAGAGGCTGGATGTATCAGCCAAGAAACTTCGGCAGGGCGGAGTGGGCCTGCAGTGTTTTGCCGTATTCATCGACGATGAACAGGAGAAAGCCCGGATTGGGCGGGTGCTGGAGCAGATCAGCTTATACCGCACGGAGGTGGAGAAAGCCGGAATTCCGCTGATAACAAGCCGGCAGGAGCTGGCTTCCTTAAACGCCGCCGGAGGGGGAACCGGGGGGATGCTTTCACTGGAGGGCGCGCATGGACTTGAGGGCAACCTGAAATATGTGCAGAATTGCTATGATCTTGGCGTGCGGTTTCTGGGCATTACATGGAACCATGCCAACTGGGCTGCGGACGGCATTATGGAGCCGCGGGGCGGCGGCTTTACACAGAAGGGCCTTGAACTGATCAAGCTGTGCCATGAGCTGGGCATTATTTTGGATGTGTCCCATTTGTCGCTTAAAGGATTCTGGGAGCTGACCGAAGCGGCGGAGAAGGCCGGCAAGCCGTTTATCGCCTCGCATTCCAACAGCATTAACATTTGCGATCATCCGCGGAACCTGTCCGATGAGCAGATACGGACGATAGTCCGTCTCGGCGGAAGAATCGGCCTGACCTTTGTGCCTCCATTCGTCAAAGCTTCCGGTCCCGTCAAAATGACCGACCTTCTTCCGCATCTGGAGCATATGTGTTCCCTCGGGGCCGAAAATCATCTCATGTTTGGATCGGACTTCGACGGCATCGACGAACATATTGAAGGTTTGGAAAATGCCGCCTGCTACGTCAAATGGAAAGAGCTGCTGCTCAAATACTACGCAGAGCCGCTCGTAGACAAGTGGCTGAGCCTCAATGCGATGCGGTTTTTGCAAACCTGGCTCCCAGCAACAAAGAAAGCGCTTTAATCTATAACGAACCGAGAACGGTTTAATCGAAAACTACTATATGAATTAGGCGCGAAAACGCTTGCTTTTTACACCCCGCCGACATAAAATTGACATGATTATGAAACAGATATTTCATATTTTGGAGGGGGATGACCCCTCAGCAGCCTTGATTTTTGTGAAATAGTCATGCACTTATTAAATTCTTCTGATGCGATACGATTAAAGGGGTGGGCGGTTTGATTAGTCAATTGTCATGGAAAATCGGCGGGCAGCAGGGTGAAGGCGTAGAAAGTACGGATCGGATTTTTTCAACAGCTTTGAATCGTTTGGGGTATTATTTGTACGGCTACAGACATTTTTCATCCCGTATCAAAGGCGGACATACCAACAACAAGATCAGAATCAGCACCAGTCCGATCCGGGCCATTTCCGATGACTTGGACATTTTGGTGGCTTTCGACCAAGAAAGCATCGACCTCAATGCCCATGAGCTTTGTCAGGACGGGGTTATTGTGGCGGACGCCAAATTCAATCCAACCGTTCCTGATGGCAGCAGCGCCAAGCTGTTTGCAGTTCCTATTACAGCTATTGCAGAAGAACTTGGCACTTCCTTAATGAAAAACATGGTTGCTTCCGGAGCATCCTGGGCACTGCTCGGATTGCCGCTGGAGGTATTCAATAAAGCGGTTGAAGAAGAATTCGGCCGCAAAGGCCAAGCGATCGTCGACAAGAACGTTGAAGCGGTCAAACGCGGCGCCGAATACGTGCTTGAGCTGGCTGGCGGTCCGCTGGAGCGCTTCCAGCTGGAGCCGGCTGACGGCAAAGAGAAATTGTTTATGATCGGCAACGATGCCATCGGCCTTGGCGCCGTTGCGGCGGGCTGCCGGATCATGAGCGCGTATCCGATTACGCCCGCTTCGGAAATCATGGAATACCTGATCAAGAAGCTTCCGAAGTTTGGCGGCACCGTCGTGCAAACCGAAGACGAAATTGCAGCGATTACGATGGCGATTGGCGCCAACTATGCCGGGGTAAGAACGATGACGGCTTCCGCAGGTCCTGGTTTGTCCTTGATGATGGAAGCAATCGGCCTTGCGGGCATGACGGAAACGCCGGTTGTCATTGTTGACACTCAGCGCGGTGGACCGTCAACCGGTCTTCCGACCAAGCAGGAGCAGAGTGATATCAATGCGCTGATCTACGGCACGCATGGTGAAATTCCGAAGATTGTACTTGCACCAAGCTCGATCGAAGAATGTTTCTATGATACGATCCAGGCCTTTAATTTGGCTGAAAAATATCAAGTGCCGGTTATTCTGGCGACCGACCTGCAGCTTTCGCTTGGCAAGCAGTCTTGTGAGCTGCTTGATTACAGCAAAATCAAAATCGATCGCGGCGCGCTGGTGGAGGAAACGCCAGAACGTGAAGACGGCAGCTTGTTCAAACGTTATGAGCTGACCAACAGCGGCGTATCGCCGCGGATTATTCCAGGCAAGAAAAACGGCATTCATCACGTAACCGGCGTTGAGCATGACGAATCCGGCCGGCCATCTGAAAGCCCGGTGAACCGCCAGAATATGATGGATAAACGCCTTCGGAAGCTGGACGGCATTCAAGTCGACAATCCGATTCATGTACAGGCTCCGCACGAGAATCCGGACCTGTTGATTATCGGCATGGGTTCGACCGGCGGCACAATCGACCAAGCTCGCGTAAGACTGGAAGAAGACGGCATTACTACGAATCATATTACCGTTCGTTTGATGCACCCGTTCCCGGTTAATGAAATCACACCTTATCTGGAGAAAGCAAAAAAAGTGATTGTTCTCGAAAATAACGCAACCGGACAACTAGCCGGACTGATCAAGCTGAATGTCGGCTTCCGCGACAAAATCGTGAACATGCTCAAATATGACGGCACACCGTTCCTGCCGTCCGAAGTGTACAGCAAATGTTTGAAGGTCAATGAACAGTCAGCAGCAGAGAAACAAAGCGGGGAGTTGGTTAAAAATGGCAACTTTTAAAGAATTCCGCAACAACGTCAAGCCGAACTGGTGTCCCGGCTGCGGAGACTTCTCCGTACAGGCGGCTATCCAGCGTGCAGCAGCGAATGTCGGACTCGAGCCTGAGCAGCTGGCAGTCATTTCGGGAATCGGATGCTCCGGCCGGATTTCCGGTTACATCAACGCTTACGGCCTGCATGGCATCCATGGCCGTGCTCTTCCGATCGCCCAAGGCGTTAAGCTGGCGAACCGCGATCTGACGGTTATCGCCTCCGGCGGCGACGGCGACGGCTTTGCTATCGGGATGGGGCATACGATTCATGCGATCCGCCGCAACATCAATATCACTTACATCGTTATGGATAACCAGATTTACGGCCTGACGAAAGGCCAAACCTCCCCGCGCAGCGCAGAGGGCTTCAAAACAAAAAGCACCCCTGAAGGTTCGATTGAATCGGCGCTGTCACCGCTGGAGCTGGCTTTGTCCTCCGGAGCCACGTTTGTGGCCCAGTCGTTCTCAAGCGACCTCAAGCAGCTGACCGCTTTGATCGAGGAAGGCATCAAACACGAAGGTTTCTCTTTAATCAACGTCTTCAGCCCTTGCGTTACTTTCAATAAAGTAAACACTTACGACTGGTTTAAAGAGAACATCACCAATTTGGATACGGTAGAAGGTTATGATTCCAGCAACCGCATCCAAGCCATGACCAAACTGATGGAAACGGGAGGGCTGCTGACAGGGCTCATTTATCAGAATAAGGAACGGAAGAGCTACGAGGACCTCGTTCCGGGCTTCCGCCAAGAGCCGCTTGCAGCTCAAAACCCGGAAATTACCGCCGAAGAGTTTGATAAACTGGTGGCGGAGTTTAAATAAGAATATCGGGTTGGTTGATTAAAACCTAACCAAATTGTCACAAGGCACCCGAAGCGGGTGCCTTTGCCTTTTGTGTCGAAAGATGTATAATGGGTAAGGATGTTTTTTGTTGTGAAAAAAAGTACAGTAAAAAAGTACAGTAGGAGTGAACCCCACCATGAGTAAAATCGTATCTGTTGGCGTTTCCGGACGTCATGTCCACTTGACTCAGGAACATATTGAAATGTTGTTCGGCGAAGGTTATCAGCTGACTGAATTCAAACCTTTGTCCCAGCCCGGCCAATTTGCTGCAAATGAACAAGTTGCCGTGGTTGGACCTAAAGGCGAATTCGCTAAAGTCCGGATCCTTGGACCAGCCCGTCCTGCTTCCCAGGTTGAAATTTCCCGTACCGACTCCTTTGCAATCGGCGTACCTGCTCCGGTTCGTGAATCCGGCAACATTGAAGGTACCCCAGGCATTAAAATTAAAGGGCCAAAAGGTGAAATTGAACTGGATAAAGGAGTAATCGTGGCAGCTCGTCATATTCATTTCCATACTTCCGATGCCGCTAAATGGGGGATTGCGGACAAGCAGCTGCTTAAAGTGCGTGTAGGCGGCGAACGCGGCGTTGTGTTCGAGAACGTAATTGCCCGTGTTTCCGATTCTTTTGCCCTCGATATGCACATTGATACGGACGAAGCAAATGCAGCCGGCGTCAAAAACGGCGACAGCGCTGAAATCGTAGAATAAAAGCGTTAAATGGTCTGATAAACAGCAGCTCCGGAATTTTTCCGGGCTGCTGTTTTTGTTTTTTACAAAACGCCTGCAAAGACAGGATATGGATAAACACGGTGATGCGGCTAGAAATAGCAGTCCGTGCATGTTATAATTTGATGTAATGCATTTTTAAATAATTGTCCCGCGGGGATAAAGATAGACAGTAAGGAGTGAGCCGTTAATGGCTAAGGAGACAAAGGATTACTCCAAATATTTTGATTTCTCGGATGCCAAGATCATCTCTGAAGATGAGAACGGGAAAAAGATCCGGATTCGCGGCCGGGAAATCCATATTTTCTCCGAACCGAACCAGAAGCAGGAGAAGCAGCGCGGCAAGGAAGCGGTTCAGGTTCATTACGATACGGCTGTGCCTGAGGAGCTGAGCAGGCTGGGGGCGGGCAAACACTATATCGTATACACCTTCGGCTGCCAGATGAACGAACATGACTCGGAGACCATCAAAGGTCTGCTTGAGCAGATGGGTTATCAGCCGACCGAGGATCGTAAAGAAGCCGATATCATTCTGCTGAATACGTGCGCTATTCGCGAGAATGCGGAAGATAAAGTGTTTGGCGAACTGGGCCACCTCAAGCATCTGAAGACCGAAAAACCAGACATGCTGCTTGGCGTGTGCGGCTGTATGTCCCAGGAAGAGAACGTGGTTAACCGGATTCTTCAGAAGCACGGTTTCGTAGACATGATCTTCGGTACGCATAATATTCACCGCCTGCCTTTCCTGATTCAGGAATCGCTGATGAGCAAGGAAATGGTCGTGGACGTATGGTCCAAGGAAGGCGACATTATCGAAAATCTGCCTAAGAAACGCGAAGGCATGCGTGCATGGGTAAATATTATGTATGGCTGCGATAAGTTTTGCACGTACTGCATCGTGCCGTTTACCCGGGGCAAGGAGCGCAGCCGCCGTCCGGAGGACGTCATTGCCGAGGTTCGCGAGCTGGCGCGTCAGGGCTTCAAGGAAATTACGCTGCTGGGACAGAACGTGAATGCGTACGGCAAGGATTTTACCGATATGACGTATTCTTTCGCCGATTTGATGGATGATATCCATAAGATTGACATTCCGCGAATCCGCTTCACGACTTCTCATCCGCGTGATTTCGACGATGAGCTGGTGGCGGTTCTCGCCAAAGGCGGCAACCTGGTCGAGCATATCCATCTGCCGGTGCAGTCGGGCAGCACGGAAATGCTGAAAATGATGGGCCGGAAATATTCGCGCGAACATTATCTGGAGCTGGTGCGCAAGATCAAAGCCGCGATTCCGAACGTTTCCTTAACGACGGACATTATCGTAGGTTTCCCTGGCGAAACAGACGAGCAGTTTGAAGAAACGTTGTCGCTTGTCCGGGAAGTCGGCTATGACTCTGCTTATACGTTTATTTATTCCCCGCGTGAAGGAACACCTGCGGCTTCCATGAAGGATGACATTCCCATGCAGGTCAAGAAGGAACGCCTGTACCGGCTGAATCGCGCGATCGAAGAAAGCAGCCGCGCCATCAATGAACAGTTCAAAGGACAAATCGTTGAGGTGCTTGTTGAAGGCGAAAGCAAAAATAACGCCAAGGTGCTTGCGGGAAGAACCCGTACCAATAAACTGGTTCATTTTGAAGGGGGTCCGGAATTGATCGGCACTTTCGTTCATGTGGAAATTACCGATCCGATGACCTGGTACATCAAAGGTAAAATTGTCAGCAGCCCGGTGGCTGCCGTTTAATAAAGGATATACAAAGCAATATAAAGGGTTCAAAACGATTAACCCAAGATGCGAAAGGGAGGAATTCAAAGTGGCAGGATTGCAGGATATGTCTGACGCCCAAGGCGGAATTCCGGATTCCGCTTCGCGTATGTTTACCCGTAATGAAATTATGGAGAAATCGAGGGAGCTGGCAGAGCTGATCCGCGGAAGCGAGGAAGCGCAAATCTTCAAGCAGGCGGAGCAGCAAATCCAGGGCCATCAACGGGTCCAGTCGCTGATTGCGCAAATGAAGAAAAAGCAGAAGGAGATCGTGGCTTTCGAAAGCATGCGCAACCAGGAGATGGTGAGTCGGATCGAGAAAGAGATTGACGAACTGCAGGCCGAGATCGACGCGATTCCGCTTGTGACTGAATATCAGCAAAGTCAAGCGGACATGAACTATTTGCTTCAATTTGTAATGTCCGCGATCCAGGATACAGTCTCACAAAAGATTAACGTAGAATCCGGTAAGGAGGCTCCTCCAAGCCGGTGCGATTAAAGCAGCAGGCGAAGTGCGGGAGATAGCCTTCCGCACTTTTTGCTGTATGCAACCGTACAAACTTAATGCCATAAACTAATAGAACCTTACATACCCGCTGCGAGCTAAGCGGGGACTCAACAAGACAAACTTCAGGATTCAGGGGGAAAGCGGGACATGGACTGGACAGATATTTTAAATCGCAACAGCAAAACGTTTTGGGGATTTCTTGGCATGGAGCTGCTGCATGCGGACGCTGCAAGGGTAGATCTCGGCCTCGAGGTCAAAGAAAATCACTTGAATTCTATGGGCATCGTACATGGAGGCGTATTGTCTTCTTTGATGGACCAGGCGATGGGGATCCTCGTTACGGCCGCAAAAGGCGGAGTTGAGGGAGTAACAACTCATCTGAATGTGAATTTCCTTTCGGCCATGGGGACAGGCAAACTGATTGCCAGTGCTTATCCCGTGCACGAAACGTTCCGTACAATGACTATGCGAGCTGAGGTCCGTGACGAACAGGGACAGCTTGGCTGTGTGGCGACATCCACCTTCCGGCTTCCAAAAGCAAAAGCTTAAAATTAATCCGACAGTGTGGGTGATGGATAATGAACGATGACCAGGAGAAAGCCAAAAATTATAATCCTAAAAAATACCGGACACCGGATGGAATTCCTGCGGATATCGTCATGTTTACTTTAACCAAGCAGGAACGGCGTTCCTCAACCAAATCCTTGCCGCTTTTTGAGCTTAAGGTCATGCTCGTCCGCAGACGAAGCTGGCCTTTCGCAGGGGCTTACGCGCTGCCCGGCGGTTTCTCGCAGGAGAACGAATCGCTGTATGAGACCGCGAGCCGGGAGCTGCAGGAGGAGACAGGCGTCGACGGCGGCCATTTGGAATATTTAGGGGTTTACAGCACTCCGGGGCGAGATCCGCGCGGATGGATCATCTCGCATGCTTTTTATGCCCTGGTAGAAGAATGGGTGCTGGAGAAGCGCAAAGCGGCTGATGATGCTCAGGCGGTTGGCTTGTTTACCATCCAGCAGGCGCTTGAAGAGCTGGAGCTTGCCTTTGATCACAGGGAGATCATTAAAGATGCTTACCGGAGAATCCAGGAGCAGATGCTGCAGACGACGATAGCCAAGCAGTTTTTGCCTCCGCACTTTACGCTGAGCGAGCTTTATCAGGTCATTCGCACGGTTGTGCCTGATTTCGAAGAGCTGAACTTTATTCGTAAAGTGACGTCAACCCGAAGCAGACAAGGTATCCTGGAGGAAGTGGTGGACGATAACGGCAAACGGCTGGTGTCCAATCAATATTCCCAGCGCCCGGCTCAGCTCTACCGGTTTACGGATTTTACACCGCGCTTGAGTATTTATACTTAAACTGATTAAATATACAAGAGTACATTACGGCAGCCAATCCTGGACAGTGAGGAGCTGAGGGAAGATGAAAGCATTAATCGTGATTGATTTCACGAATGATTTTGTCGATGGAAGTTTGCCGGTGGGAGAACCTGCGATTGCGATTACTCCGGTCATAGCCCGGGTAACGGAGGCATTCGCAGCTAACGGCGATTATGTAGTGATGGCGGTGGATCTTCATGAGCAGAACGATAGCTATCACCCGGAAACCAAACTTTTTCCTCCCCATAATCTTAGGGGGACAGAAGGCCGGGAGCTGTATGGAGAATTAAAGGCGGTTTATGAGAAATACAAGGACCGGATTGAATGGATGGACAAAACGAGATACAGTGCTTTTTGCGGGACGGATCTGGAGCTGAAGCTCCGGGCCAGAGGAATTACGGAGGTTCATTTGATCGGCGTCTGCACGGATATTTGTGTGCTCCATACGGCCGTAGATGCTTATAATAAAGGATTTGCCATTACCGTGTATGAAGATGCGGTAGCCAGCTTTAACCAGGCCGGTCATGAATGGGCGCTTGGCCATTTTGCCGGCAGCTTGGGAGCGAAGGTGACAACAAGCTCGGAAGAGGTGAAGTAAGGATGGCGGCAGCAGAGAGAGGAAGAAATCAGATGCAAACAACAGGTTTGGCGCTGCATACGGATAAATACCAGATCAATATGCTTTATGCGCACTGGATGAATGGAAGCCATTTAAGAAAGGCCGTGTTTGAAGCTTATTTTCGCAAGCTTCCGTTCGGCAATGGCTACGCCGTATTTGCGGGGCTGGAACGGATTGTGAACTATCTGGTGAACCTTCGATTCACCGAAGAGGATCTGGCTTATTTGGCCAAACAGGAGGAAAATTATAAACCCGAGTTTCTGGAGATGCTGAGGGACTTCCGGTTTGGCGGCACCTTGCTGTCCATGAAGGAGGGCGCTTTGGTATTTCCGAATGAACCGTTGATCCGTGTAGAAGGCACCATTATGGAAGCCCAGCTCATTGAAACTGCGCTGCTGAATTTTATGAACTTCCAAACGCTGATCGCTACTAAAGCCTCCAGAATCAAGCAGGTGGCGCCTGATGACATTCTGCTGGAGTTCGGCACCAGACGGGCACAGGAAGCCGATGCAGCCATCTGGGGAGCAAGAGCGGCGTACATCGCCGGATTTGATGCTACGTCCAACATGCTGGCCGGGGAATATTTCGGGATCCCGACAAAAGGAACGCATGCCCACTCCTGGGTGCAAGGTTTCGAATCCGAAGAAGAGGCATTTGAGCTTTACGCCAAAGCGCTGCCGGACCAGGTGACACTGCTGGTTGATACGTATGATACGCTCAAAAGCGGTGTGCCTAATGCCATCAAAACAGCAAAATGGCTGGCTTCGCAGGGCAAAAGGATGAGCTCGATCCGGCTGGACAGCGGCGATTTGGCTTATTTATCGATTCAGGCCCGTAAAATGCTGGATGATGCCGGGCTCTCTTACGTCAAAATTGTCGCTTCCAACGACCTCGATGAGAACACCATCTTCAACCTGAAGGCTCAAGGCGCCCGGATTGATATATGGGGGATTGGAACTCAGCTGATTACGGCTGCGGACCAGCCTGCGCTGGGGGGCGTCTACAAGCTTGTAGAACGTCAAAAGGGCGATACGATGGTGCCTACGATCAAAATTTCAGCCAATCCGGAGAAAATCAGCACGCCAGGGAAAAAAGAAGTGTACCGGCTGCTCAGCCGCAGCGACAAAAAAGCTCTCGGCGATTATATCACCTACCCGTCCGAAACCATCCCGGAAGAGCGGAATAACAAACTTCGTTTGAAACACCCGCTGAATTCCACGCTGCAGAAGACGGTCAAGAACTTTGAGGTTATGCGGATGCTGGAGCCTATCTTTGAGCATGGACAGCTCGTCTACGAGCTGCCAAGTCTGGATCAGGTCCGGGATTACCATAAACAGCAGCTTTCGCTGTTCTGGCCGGAATATCTGCGCAAGCTCAACCCGGAAATCTACCGGATCAGCTTGAGCGAAGAGGTCTGGAATCAGCGTCAGTCGATGATTGAAGCTTATTTGGAGCAGCATGATGAATAAACGGGTTAGATGCAGATGAAGATGAAGATGAAACGGCTGGAGCCTATATGGGGCTGCGGCCGTTTTTCTTTTAACGATTCATTTGATTATTTCTCGGGAAAGCGCAGAAATCGCTAAGATCAGACGCTGCAGGAAGGGATTCGACAGAAGAGGCAAAACGAGCATAGTTTATGACGTAAAATAAAGCATGCTTAGCAGGTATAAATCCAGCTTATGGAAGGAAAACTGAGGTTATAAGCGGTATAAGCTTGCTGAACTTGATAGTCATGAAGTTTTATTAGGAAAGGATGATGTGCATGGGCAGCCAGAAACGATTTGACAAATGGACGGCCGGTCTGTTAGGTGCAGGAGTAATTGTCTCTGCCTGGTTCGTCCATGTGCCGCGAACGGAAGCCAGCCAGCCGCTGGCGGTATACGCTGAGCCTGTATACAGCAGCCTAATCCTCGTCAAGCAAGGGGCTTTGGAGGAACAGTCGGCAGACGGTTTCATGAGCAGTGAATTCTACGGCGGCAGTGAAACCTTGGATTTGTTGAAACAGCTAAGACAGGCATGCGCTCGCAGCGATTTGCGTCTGACTCATGAAACGAATTCCGAGGACCTGGACGGGAACCGGAGCACGAGCTTTTACGTGAATGGAGATTCCCATCACTATGTCGTTTTTTACCGTTATAACAGGGAAAGTACCCGATTGTCGAAAATTCGCAGCCTATACGGCACCGACAAAGACAGCCATAGCCCTTTGATTCGAACAGCCGGCAAGCTTGCACTGGTTTATGTATCAAGCGGCAGCGATAAGGACAAATACAACGACCGGCTGGAACCGATTTTTGACAGCTTGCTCAAAGAGATGAAATAAACTAAAAGCGTCCTCCGAACAAAAGGTTCGGAAGGCGCTTTTTTGATGTGCCCATTTTGTGTGCATCGTGAATGAAGTTATTTCTTATAAATCTCGCGCATGACGTGCCTTAGTTCCGGAAGGATGATCCGCTCCATGGCAAGCTTCACGGCGCCGGTTGAGCCGGGCATCGAGAATACAGCGGTTCCGTTTATGACACCGGCAACGGCCCGGCTTAAGATCGCTGCCGGCCCGATATCCTCGGTAAAGCTGAGATAACGGAAAATTTCGCCGAAACCGGGCAGTTCTTTCCCAAGCATGCTGCTAACGGCTTCATAGGTCGTATCGCGAGGAGCAATTCCGGTGCCTCCGCTTAAGAGAACCGCTTCAATCCGGTTGTCTTCTGCGGATTCGTGAAGCAGGTTGCGCAGCTCATCATATTCGTCTTTGACAATTCTATAATCGACGACAGCATAACCGTGTTCTTCAAGCAGCTTAAGCATCAGCTTGCCGCTGGCGTCATTTCCCTGGGTACGTGTATCCGACACCGTGATGACTTGGCAGGAGACGGAAGCAGGGGCTTCTGATTTGTGTTCATCTACTGATCTCATTTCGGTTACCTCTTTCTCTTGATTTCCGCAAATTTGGATTCCCGTCTATTTTAGCACAAGCCTTCCGTCAGCCGAAGCGGGTTTCTTGGCACGAAGCCGGTACTCCCGTTTGTTGCAATGTTCCGGCTGCTGTAGTAAACTCCGTGTCAGATCAAATAAAGGTTCAGCATTTGGAGGAGAAGTTGAAAATGAAAGCATCGGACGATACTTATGTAACCCCGATTTACATATTGTCAGGATTTCTGGGCAGCGG includes the following:
- the pduL gene encoding phosphate propanoyltransferase translates to MSKIVSVGVSGRHVHLTQEHIEMLFGEGYQLTEFKPLSQPGQFAANEQVAVVGPKGEFAKVRILGPARPASQVEISRTDSFAIGVPAPVRESGNIEGTPGIKIKGPKGEIELDKGVIVAARHIHFHTSDAAKWGIADKQLLKVRVGGERGVVFENVIARVSDSFALDMHIDTDEANAAGVKNGDSAEIVE
- a CDS encoding dipeptidase, which codes for MKGLKWGIIDFHCDALSKLQENPNIRFEEDERLDVSAKKLRQGGVGLQCFAVFIDDEQEKARIGRVLEQISLYRTEVEKAGIPLITSRQELASLNAAGGGTGGMLSLEGAHGLEGNLKYVQNCYDLGVRFLGITWNHANWAADGIMEPRGGGFTQKGLELIKLCHELGIILDVSHLSLKGFWELTEAAEKAGKPFIASHSNSINICDHPRNLSDEQIRTIVRLGGRIGLTFVPPFVKASGPVKMTDLLPHLEHMCSLGAENHLMFGSDFDGIDEHIEGLENAACYVKWKELLLKYYAEPLVDKWLSLNAMRFLQTWLPATKKAL
- a CDS encoding TIGR00282 family metallophosphoesterase; protein product: MKVLFIGDIVGQTGRKALKETLPQLKSKYNPDIIIANGENAASGRGITKSIAKDFFEMGIHGLTMGNHTWDNKEIFEFIDDEPRMIRPANYPPGTPGRGYTVIRNGNKELALINLMGRTFLPPLDCPFRAADEIVDQLKKKHKFIFVDFHAEATSEKIAMGWHLDGRASVVVGTHTHVQSNDDIVLPEGTAYITDVGMVGSREGILGMEREAVLRKFKTQLPVRFQVCNGKWQFHAIVADLDDQTGKAKSIRKIRLLEDEWTMD
- a CDS encoding stage V sporulation protein S; the encoded protein is MEVLKVSAKSNPNSVAGALAGVLRERGAAELQAIGAGALNQAIKAVAIARGFVAPSGVDLICVPAFTDIVIDGEDRTAIKLIVEPR
- the miaB gene encoding tRNA (N6-isopentenyl adenosine(37)-C2)-methylthiotransferase MiaB — translated: MAKETKDYSKYFDFSDAKIISEDENGKKIRIRGREIHIFSEPNQKQEKQRGKEAVQVHYDTAVPEELSRLGAGKHYIVYTFGCQMNEHDSETIKGLLEQMGYQPTEDRKEADIILLNTCAIRENAEDKVFGELGHLKHLKTEKPDMLLGVCGCMSQEENVVNRILQKHGFVDMIFGTHNIHRLPFLIQESLMSKEMVVDVWSKEGDIIENLPKKREGMRAWVNIMYGCDKFCTYCIVPFTRGKERSRRPEDVIAEVRELARQGFKEITLLGQNVNAYGKDFTDMTYSFADLMDDIHKIDIPRIRFTTSHPRDFDDELVAVLAKGGNLVEHIHLPVQSGSTEMLKMMGRKYSREHYLELVRKIKAAIPNVSLTTDIIVGFPGETDEQFEETLSLVREVGYDSAYTFIYSPREGTPAASMKDDIPMQVKKERLYRLNRAIEESSRAINEQFKGQIVEVLVEGESKNNAKVLAGRTRTNKLVHFEGGPELIGTFVHVEITDPMTWYIKGKIVSSPVAAV
- a CDS encoding 2-oxoacid:acceptor oxidoreductase subunit alpha produces the protein MISQLSWKIGGQQGEGVESTDRIFSTALNRLGYYLYGYRHFSSRIKGGHTNNKIRISTSPIRAISDDLDILVAFDQESIDLNAHELCQDGVIVADAKFNPTVPDGSSAKLFAVPITAIAEELGTSLMKNMVASGASWALLGLPLEVFNKAVEEEFGRKGQAIVDKNVEAVKRGAEYVLELAGGPLERFQLEPADGKEKLFMIGNDAIGLGAVAAGCRIMSAYPITPASEIMEYLIKKLPKFGGTVVQTEDEIAAITMAIGANYAGVRTMTASAGPGLSLMMEAIGLAGMTETPVVIVDTQRGGPSTGLPTKQEQSDINALIYGTHGEIPKIVLAPSSIEECFYDTIQAFNLAEKYQVPVILATDLQLSLGKQSCELLDYSKIKIDRGALVEETPEREDGSLFKRYELTNSGVSPRIIPGKKNGIHHVTGVEHDESGRPSESPVNRQNMMDKRLRKLDGIQVDNPIHVQAPHENPDLLIIGMGSTGGTIDQARVRLEEDGITTNHITVRLMHPFPVNEITPYLEKAKKVIVLENNATGQLAGLIKLNVGFRDKIVNMLKYDGTPFLPSEVYSKCLKVNEQSAAEKQSGELVKNGNF
- a CDS encoding 2-oxoacid:ferredoxin oxidoreductase subunit beta; translation: MATFKEFRNNVKPNWCPGCGDFSVQAAIQRAAANVGLEPEQLAVISGIGCSGRISGYINAYGLHGIHGRALPIAQGVKLANRDLTVIASGGDGDGFAIGMGHTIHAIRRNINITYIVMDNQIYGLTKGQTSPRSAEGFKTKSTPEGSIESALSPLELALSSGATFVAQSFSSDLKQLTALIEEGIKHEGFSLINVFSPCVTFNKVNTYDWFKENITNLDTVEGYDSSNRIQAMTKLMETGGLLTGLIYQNKERKSYEDLVPGFRQEPLAAQNPEITAEEFDKLVAEFK
- a CDS encoding RicAFT regulatory complex protein RicA family protein, giving the protein MFTRNEIMEKSRELAELIRGSEEAQIFKQAEQQIQGHQRVQSLIAQMKKKQKEIVAFESMRNQEMVSRIEKEIDELQAEIDAIPLVTEYQQSQADMNYLLQFVMSAIQDTVSQKINVESGKEAPPSRCD